The genomic stretch TTCCTTCATTCCAATCGCAAAACCATTTGCCCGTCGTTGCCGAGCGCTCTCGGGCACCGAAGCCGCCATGTATTGGGTGCAACGGTTCACCTACCTGTCGGTGCCGGTGCtattcatcatcttcattgctACCTACCTCCCCGTTATCCTCGATCCGACAACTAGAGGACCGGAGAGTCGCGCTCGTGATCGACTCTGGGTCAGCAGTAGCCCATATTTCTGGGATCGCCAAGCATGTCGATGGATAGGCTTGTGTGGTCTGCACCACCTGCGAAGGGACCCTGCCGTGCTCCCGCCCATATTCGAAGAAGACCCCGAAGACGAGCTGAGAATAGAACTGCGAAAGCGAATGGACGTTACATGggaggaagatgctgaacTCAACGGCCTAGGAAGCTCGAGCGCCAAGAGGGACTTGAAGAGGAATCCGCATGAGCGTCGCAAGATCCTGAGGGAAGTCCCCCAATATGTCATCGACCATGCCCCGCTGGTGCACCTCTACTCTGGCGAGCAGTTTTGGCCCTCGGACATTCGCGAGCACATTCAACACATGATTGTCACCATCGATCACAAGCGCTTGAATACGACTCAGAATGTGACGCTGCACAACTTGCAGAGACTCAACCGCTTCGACAACCGCATGGTTACTCTTCACAGCTTGGAAGACGTGGAATCTCGACCCAAGTGGCTTCACAGCCACGATAACCTGCCAAATCCCTTTGATGACCCTGATGCTTCTATACCACCTCCCCATGGAGGTGCTCGAAGACCACATAGCGAGCCCGACACTTGGTTTGATACAGACAAGAAGCACCCTGTCCATCGTATCTCGGATCCTCGGGTCAAAAACAAGCCCGCATATTTCCCTACACCTAGCCCCGGCAAAGAACAACAACGAATAATTCCGCGCGGCCACAAGCCAGATGCCGATGGCTATTCCAAAGCGCCGGCCACCCTCGTTCTGGTGGACAAAGGCTCGGGCATTGTT from Trichoderma atroviride chromosome 3, complete sequence encodes the following:
- a CDS encoding uncharacterized protein (EggNog:ENOG41~TransMembrane:1 (i7-28o)), which encodes MYWVQRFTYLSVPVLFIIFIATYLPVILDPTTRGPESRARDRLWVSSSPYFWDRQACRWIGLCGLHHLRRDPAVLPPIFEEDPEDELRIELRKRMDVTWEEDAELNGLGSSSAKRDLKRNPHERRKILREVPQYVIDHAPLVHLYSGEQFWPSDIREHIQHMIVTIDHKRLNTTQNVTLHNLQRLNRFDNRMVTLHSLEDVESRPKWLHSHDNLPNPFDDPDASIPPPHGGARRPHSEPDTWFDTDKKHPVHRISDPRVKNKPAYFPTPSPGKEQQRIIPRGHKPDADGYSKAPATLVLVDKGSGIVDAFWFFFYSYNLGQTVLGLRFGNHVGDWEHCMVRFQNGEPRGIFFSEHEGGQAYAWSAIEKRGVRPVIYSAVGSHAMYALPGPHPYVLPFKMLKDVTDKGPLWDPALNNYAYFYDYTLENPEDTIEHEDSIGVKGLTHDTHSFTPAASNPDAPTTWLHYQGRWGDETYTLADPRQWRLFGQYHYVTGPSGPKFKNLERQTLCPARTCRLLYEIDPKGTWY